A genomic stretch from Longimicrobiales bacterium includes:
- a CDS encoding sulfur transferase domain-containing protein — MFVKSSNVVIVALLGFSMAACSGSEPDAGQITEEAPGAVPTLARATSAGLRNARQPMDHMVTGAQPSEVQVAQLVDAGFDRFISLRPTSEDGAGWEEAGLGAGVSFARLPIRGGADLTRENVEALDALLSDSDGEDTVLYCASGNRVGALLALRAAWLQGMPADEAIALGRAGGMTRLESVVMELLGVDN; from the coding sequence ATGTTCGTGAAGTCATCCAACGTCGTCATCGTGGCGTTACTAGGGTTCTCTATGGCCGCATGCTCGGGCAGTGAGCCCGACGCGGGGCAGATCACCGAAGAGGCTCCTGGCGCCGTGCCGACGCTTGCCCGTGCAACGTCTGCCGGCCTCCGCAACGCGCGACAGCCCATGGACCACATGGTGACGGGCGCACAGCCCTCGGAAGTTCAGGTCGCCCAATTGGTGGACGCCGGATTTGATCGGTTCATCTCCCTGCGTCCGACATCTGAAGACGGAGCCGGATGGGAAGAAGCCGGCCTCGGTGCAGGAGTCAGCTTCGCGCGGCTTCCGATTCGTGGCGGGGCGGACCTCACCCGTGAAAATGTCGAAGCGCTGGATGCACTGTTGAGTGACTCTGATGGCGAAGACACCGTCCTCTACTGCGCGAGCGGCAATCGCGTTGGCGCCTTACTCGCGCTCCGTGCGGCGTGGTTGCAAGGCATGCCTGCCGACGAAGCGATCGCGCTCGGGCGGGCGGGCGGGATGACCCGGCTCGAGTCCGTCGTCATGGAGTTGTTGGGCGTAGACAACTAA
- a CDS encoding serine hydrolase, which translates to MRSSRVAVLATIGLVACGGGTEGVSEAGGEIDVVARGASLELPTEYTPPPGEALHHQTAGFATVLCSGVFMTGLDPADAAANVGGFTSPFPERAHVVDTVVDFEDQRVTLTLPDGTVRTAKKYKNQGCVASPIGEDSIYFTPTDVARNLPPAATTPWPMGDVLSDEPFPAEVDMDKVQEAIEVGFGSADAMTLGFVVTYKGRILGERYADGIDIHTPLESWSMGKSLSGSLMGVLIEQGAYELWQPAPIPEWYETDGDPRQEIRIGDIMQMSSGIRINAPGDPEHVSDTTYEDHYYLYTGTVNSFEYAATRPQQWEPGVVGRYRNTDPVLTNYLLRLGVEGRGEEYHSFPQRNLYDRIGMRDVIVETDPYGNFLAQGYDFMPPRDWARLANLYLQDGMWDGERIFPEGFVEYASSLAPGWVADGRLLYGGAFFWVNGNEGWASLPASAYGMRGAGGQSTTIVPTHDLVIVRLGKYTGSGPGGQALNAAFDLLMEAIPPVEGN; encoded by the coding sequence GTGCGGAGTTCAAGAGTTGCGGTTTTGGCCACGATTGGATTGGTGGCTTGCGGGGGTGGTACGGAAGGCGTCAGCGAAGCGGGCGGTGAGATCGATGTCGTCGCACGAGGTGCGTCGCTGGAACTCCCGACCGAGTACACCCCGCCTCCGGGGGAGGCGCTGCATCACCAGACCGCGGGCTTTGCCACAGTGCTCTGCTCCGGTGTGTTCATGACCGGACTCGACCCGGCCGATGCCGCGGCCAACGTGGGCGGATTCACGAGTCCATTCCCGGAACGCGCACACGTGGTCGACACGGTCGTCGACTTTGAGGACCAGCGCGTGACGCTCACCCTCCCGGACGGCACCGTCCGGACGGCTAAGAAGTACAAGAACCAGGGCTGTGTAGCGTCGCCGATCGGCGAAGATTCGATCTACTTTACGCCGACCGATGTCGCTCGAAACCTGCCGCCGGCAGCCACGACACCGTGGCCTATGGGCGACGTGCTCTCCGACGAGCCGTTCCCTGCGGAAGTTGATATGGACAAGGTCCAGGAAGCGATCGAAGTGGGCTTCGGTAGTGCAGACGCCATGACGCTGGGGTTCGTTGTCACCTACAAGGGCCGGATCCTGGGCGAGCGGTATGCGGATGGCATCGACATTCATACGCCGCTCGAGTCGTGGTCCATGGGCAAGAGCCTGTCGGGTTCGCTCATGGGCGTGCTCATTGAACAAGGCGCGTACGAACTGTGGCAGCCAGCCCCGATCCCGGAGTGGTACGAGACAGACGGTGATCCGCGGCAGGAAATTCGCATCGGCGACATCATGCAGATGTCGAGCGGGATCCGAATCAACGCCCCGGGGGATCCGGAGCACGTCTCGGACACGACCTACGAGGACCACTACTACCTCTACACAGGCACCGTGAATTCCTTCGAGTACGCAGCGACCCGCCCGCAGCAGTGGGAACCGGGTGTCGTCGGTCGGTACCGAAACACCGATCCGGTCCTGACTAACTACTTGCTCCGGCTCGGCGTCGAAGGGAGAGGGGAAGAGTACCACTCGTTCCCGCAGCGGAACCTCTACGACAGAATCGGCATGCGGGATGTGATCGTTGAAACGGACCCATACGGGAACTTCCTCGCGCAGGGGTACGACTTCATGCCTCCGAGGGATTGGGCTCGGCTCGCGAATCTGTACTTGCAGGACGGGATGTGGGACGGCGAGCGGATTTTCCCGGAGGGTTTCGTGGAGTATGCCAGTTCTCTGGCCCCCGGATGGGTGGCGGACGGACGCCTGTTGTACGGCGGGGCGTTCTTTTGGGTGAACGGAAACGAGGGATGGGCGAGTCTCCCGGCGAGTGCTTATGGCATGCGCGGCGCCGGCGGACAGAGCACGACGATCGTGCCGACACACGACCTCGTAATTGTTCGTCTGGGTAAGTACACCGGGTCAGGGCCCGGTGGACAGGCACTGAATGCGGCGTTCGACCTGCTTATGGAGGCCATCCCTCCGGTAGAGGGGAACTAG
- a CDS encoding M24 family metallopeptidase, whose product MISRRNFLGTSATVAAGAALTGCDAPATSSADDSELPPSIARLESWANRATPITTEERAARVENAKRLMRGDNVDALALCGGTSMVYFTGIRWGGSERLFTVVIPVEGDAFVVCPAFEEDRAREQLALGPLGGGQVYTWEEHESPYDRVAQGLADRGIRSGYLGAEETMQFRFSNGIALAAPEVAVVDATPITAGCRGVKDDHEIALMALANEVTLTAYKAAYHAMEEGMTQGDVSRLISMAHDRLGFAGGASVQTGEWSALPHGSITPQVISEGTILLIDGGCGVEGYRSDMSRTFVLGQPTDIMTERFEIEHAAQTAAFEAAAPGVLPEAVDAAARKVIEDAGYGPGYTYFTHRVGHGIGMDGHEWPYLVKGNQTPLLKGNVFSDEPGIYVPGEFGVRLEDCMYITDDGAEMFTPQSPSLEDPFGNWEH is encoded by the coding sequence ATGATTTCACGTCGTAACTTCTTAGGCACCTCCGCGACTGTCGCGGCTGGAGCAGCCCTCACCGGTTGTGATGCCCCGGCCACATCCAGCGCGGACGACAGCGAGCTTCCCCCGTCGATCGCACGTCTCGAGTCTTGGGCAAACCGCGCCACCCCCATCACGACTGAGGAGCGCGCCGCCCGCGTCGAGAACGCCAAACGGCTGATGCGCGGGGACAACGTGGATGCGCTCGCGCTCTGCGGCGGCACATCCATGGTCTACTTCACCGGCATTCGGTGGGGCGGCAGCGAACGCCTATTCACGGTGGTCATTCCCGTCGAGGGCGACGCCTTCGTGGTTTGTCCGGCCTTCGAAGAGGATCGTGCACGCGAGCAACTCGCCCTTGGTCCGCTGGGTGGCGGTCAGGTCTACACGTGGGAAGAGCACGAGAGTCCGTACGATCGCGTGGCTCAAGGCCTCGCCGACCGCGGCATCCGTAGCGGGTATCTTGGGGCCGAAGAGACCATGCAGTTCCGCTTCAGCAACGGCATCGCCTTGGCGGCTCCTGAAGTCGCCGTCGTAGACGCGACCCCGATCACGGCTGGCTGCCGTGGCGTGAAGGACGATCACGAGATCGCTCTCATGGCGCTCGCCAACGAGGTCACGCTCACGGCCTACAAAGCAGCCTACCACGCCATGGAAGAAGGGATGACCCAAGGCGACGTGAGCCGTCTCATCAGCATGGCACACGACCGTCTCGGCTTTGCGGGCGGTGCGAGCGTCCAGACAGGCGAATGGTCGGCGCTCCCGCATGGCTCAATCACACCGCAGGTCATCAGCGAAGGCACGATCCTCCTGATCGACGGCGGATGTGGTGTCGAGGGGTACCGGTCCGACATGAGCCGCACGTTCGTGCTCGGTCAGCCGACCGACATCATGACCGAGCGCTTCGAGATCGAGCACGCTGCGCAGACCGCCGCCTTCGAAGCCGCAGCTCCGGGTGTCCTTCCTGAAGCAGTCGACGCAGCAGCACGGAAGGTGATCGAGGACGCAGGCTACGGGCCAGGATACACCTACTTCACACACCGCGTCGGCCACGGGATCGGGATGGATGGGCACGAATGGCCGTACCTAGTGAAGGGCAATCAAACCCCGCTGCTGAAGGGCAATGTCTTCAGCGACGAACCGGGCATTTACGTGCCGGGTGAGTTCGGGGTTCGTTTGGAAGATTGCATGTACATCACAGACGACGGCGCGGAGATGTTCACGCCGCAAAGCCCGTCGCTGGAAGATCCGTTTGGGAACTGGGAGCACTAG
- a CDS encoding YigZ family protein, with translation MADSARYPIPSRVHRVDETIQRSRFITTAAHAPDAEAAQAFIQAIRDEFPDATHHCWAFVAGPPASTTHIGMSDDGEPHGTAGRPMLTSLLHGGVGEIVAVCTRYYGGVKLGTGGLARAYSGGVKLALETLPTDEKVTRVWLVVTVGYADVDGMQRLIDELDIVVENEEYGAEVQYVLGVPSPDEEVLRTSVGDLTRGKGRVEVQ, from the coding sequence ATGGCTGATTCCGCCCGGTACCCGATCCCTTCCCGAGTCCATCGAGTCGATGAGACGATTCAGCGGTCGCGTTTCATTACCACTGCGGCGCACGCTCCGGACGCGGAGGCTGCCCAGGCCTTCATTCAGGCTATCCGGGACGAATTCCCCGACGCGACTCACCACTGCTGGGCGTTCGTAGCGGGTCCTCCCGCGTCTACCACACACATTGGGATGAGTGACGACGGGGAACCACATGGGACGGCCGGTCGGCCAATGCTCACATCGTTACTTCATGGTGGAGTGGGGGAGATCGTCGCCGTGTGCACGCGGTACTACGGGGGTGTGAAGCTCGGCACTGGAGGCTTGGCTAGGGCCTATTCAGGTGGTGTGAAGCTCGCTCTCGAAACACTGCCCACGGACGAGAAGGTCACCCGCGTGTGGCTCGTCGTTACGGTCGGGTATGCGGATGTGGACGGTATGCAGCGCCTCATCGACGAGTTGGACATCGTCGTGGAGAATGAGGAGTACGGTGCGGAGGTGCAGTATGTGCTCGGAGTCCCATCGCCCGATGAGGAGGTGCTTCGCACCTCTGTGGGTGATCTGACTAGAGGGAAGGGGCGGGTGGAAGTGCAGTAG
- a CDS encoding pyridoxal-dependent decarboxylase, whose amino-acid sequence MNTDEISLAGRTTPIELGADEFAEIGHALVDQIADLLSGMGDRRLGPDTDPAEMRKVLGADAGLPEAGTDAAGLMRETADMLIDNSLYNGHPRFFGYITGAPAPIGILGDLLASAVNPNLGGWFLSPMASEIESQAVRWIAELIGFPKDGDGVLVSGGNVANMLGFWAARAAKAPWDVRAAGMHSAERRTLRVYASAGTHTWIQKAADLSGMGVDSIRWIEQGAEDCIDVGKLRAAIEADRASGDDPFMVVGTAGSVSTGAVDDLPALRELCDEFNLWLHADGAYGAFAAAADNVPPELKAIALADSVALDPHKWLYAPLEAGCVLVRDRDALLAAFSYRPEYYRFQEEEGVNFFERGFQNSRGFRALKVWLQLKQVGRAGYQQMIEEDIELARAFHSLAVEHTHLEAFTQGLSITTYRYVPTDLAERSREPAVLEYLNALNQGIQDAMGKGGQAFVSNALIGEIYALRMCVVNFRTALEDVVALAEISVELGQGLDRSMRPDALRDG is encoded by the coding sequence ATGAACACCGACGAAATCTCCCTCGCGGGTCGCACGACGCCGATTGAGCTCGGAGCGGATGAGTTCGCTGAAATCGGTCATGCGCTTGTCGATCAGATCGCTGACTTGCTGTCCGGCATGGGGGATCGTCGGCTGGGCCCGGACACAGATCCGGCCGAGATGAGGAAAGTGCTGGGTGCGGACGCGGGGCTGCCTGAGGCGGGCACTGATGCGGCCGGTCTGATGCGCGAGACCGCGGACATGCTCATCGACAACTCCCTCTACAACGGACACCCGCGCTTCTTCGGATACATCACTGGTGCACCCGCCCCGATCGGAATTTTGGGTGACCTTCTGGCCTCAGCGGTGAATCCCAATCTCGGCGGATGGTTTCTTTCGCCGATGGCGTCCGAGATCGAATCACAGGCGGTGCGCTGGATTGCCGAGCTGATCGGATTTCCGAAGGACGGGGACGGCGTCTTGGTGAGCGGCGGCAACGTCGCAAACATGCTCGGCTTCTGGGCAGCCCGGGCTGCGAAGGCACCCTGGGACGTTCGGGCGGCGGGCATGCACAGTGCGGAGAGGCGGACGCTTCGGGTCTATGCATCGGCCGGGACCCACACATGGATCCAGAAAGCCGCGGACCTGTCCGGGATGGGTGTCGACTCGATCCGGTGGATCGAACAGGGCGCGGAGGATTGCATAGACGTCGGGAAGCTCCGGGCAGCGATCGAGGCTGATCGGGCCAGTGGAGACGATCCGTTCATGGTGGTCGGGACGGCGGGTTCGGTGAGCACCGGCGCCGTGGACGACCTCCCCGCGCTTCGAGAACTGTGTGACGAATTCAACCTTTGGCTGCATGCAGATGGAGCGTACGGCGCCTTCGCCGCCGCGGCCGACAACGTGCCGCCGGAACTCAAGGCCATCGCTCTGGCGGACTCGGTCGCGCTTGACCCTCACAAGTGGCTTTACGCTCCGCTCGAAGCCGGGTGTGTGCTTGTTCGGGACCGCGACGCGCTCTTAGCCGCCTTCTCCTACCGGCCCGAGTACTACCGCTTCCAGGAAGAAGAGGGCGTGAATTTCTTCGAACGGGGCTTCCAGAACTCGCGAGGCTTCCGAGCGCTCAAGGTCTGGCTCCAGCTCAAGCAGGTGGGCCGAGCTGGGTATCAGCAGATGATCGAAGAGGATATCGAGCTGGCACGGGCGTTTCACAGCCTCGCGGTCGAACACACGCACCTCGAGGCGTTCACGCAGGGCCTGAGCATCACGACGTACCGGTACGTGCCTACGGACTTGGCGGAACGCAGCCGCGAGCCCGCCGTGCTCGAATACCTGAACGCGCTCAATCAGGGCATCCAGGACGCTATGGGAAAAGGCGGACAGGCGTTCGTGTCGAACGCCTTGATCGGAGAGATCTACGCGCTGCGCATGTGTGTCGTGAACTTCCGCACGGCTCTGGAAGACGTAGTGGCGCTCGCAGAGATCAGTGTGGAGTTAGGGCAGGGGCTCGATCGCTCAATGCGTCCGGACGCTCTGCGAGATGGCTGA
- a CDS encoding rhomboid family intramembrane serine protease has translation MAPLTTWVKRLLIANVVIFLLAQPGSPLYQLLVLYPLPFALFRPWGVVTYMFLHAGMGHLFFNMIGLFFFGPRLENRLGAKGFLWLYFLAGLGGAVFHLTFNRTASVVGASGAVYGILLGFAMFWPRERIYIWGILPVEAWLLASLLVFGSLYSGISPSAGSGTAHFAHLGGIAFAFAFLKWWEWKKGSAQRSFQKQLHPQATPKGVVGDKIAQARWEGISLDGLHELNREEVERLLGKVESDGSGTLTPSERTFLDRMSSR, from the coding sequence ATGGCACCACTGACGACGTGGGTTAAACGGCTGCTGATCGCCAACGTTGTGATCTTCCTGTTGGCGCAGCCCGGCTCTCCGCTGTACCAGCTATTGGTCTTGTATCCGCTGCCGTTCGCTCTATTTCGGCCGTGGGGCGTCGTGACCTACATGTTTCTCCACGCCGGAATGGGCCATCTGTTCTTCAACATGATCGGCCTGTTCTTTTTCGGGCCGCGTTTGGAGAATCGGCTCGGCGCGAAGGGCTTCCTCTGGCTGTACTTCCTGGCAGGACTCGGCGGTGCCGTCTTCCATCTGACCTTCAATCGGACCGCCTCGGTCGTGGGCGCGTCGGGTGCCGTGTACGGTATCCTCCTCGGCTTTGCCATGTTCTGGCCGCGTGAGCGGATCTACATCTGGGGGATCTTGCCCGTCGAGGCTTGGCTGCTCGCATCACTGCTGGTCTTCGGGAGCCTCTACTCGGGAATCAGTCCTTCCGCTGGATCTGGGACAGCCCACTTCGCTCATCTGGGCGGAATCGCGTTCGCGTTCGCTTTCCTCAAGTGGTGGGAGTGGAAGAAGGGCTCGGCGCAGAGGTCGTTCCAGAAGCAACTGCACCCCCAGGCGACTCCTAAGGGTGTCGTGGGTGACAAGATCGCTCAGGCCAGATGGGAAGGGATTTCCCTTGACGGGCTGCATGAGCTGAATCGCGAAGAGGTGGAGCGACTCCTCGGCAAAGTGGAGTCGGACGGCTCCGGAACGCTGACACCCTCGGAGCGAACGTTCCTAGACCGGATGTCCTCCCGATAA
- a CDS encoding M14 family zinc carboxypeptidase: MRLLRVFLIAAVASFALTQSVLAQIPTPESVLGFEVGADFELANYEQSLDYFQRLAAASDRVQLQEIGVTSFGRPWHIALVSSAENLRDAERYRDIAHQLAYPAADMSDEDARALAQEGKAIVHIDGGLHASEVAHAQHTIQLAYDLVTGDADPEIAAILDDVILVLWFSINPDGQTLVSDWYYENLGTQYEVSGTPFLYQKYIGHDNNRDGYMINQIESRAVTRVDRYWEPQIIYNHHQTAPFPTRIWIPPFAEPISKNVHPLMWRTVNLIGMSMAQALEERGQKGAMHMGSGFDNWYPGFMDHANNFHNVASLLTETALYRYATPHFYTVNDFPQNQRELRPQSLYSSPWEGGWWRIGDAVDYMLTASVSVLDVAAKYKNDLLYNRYQAARDVVAQFKAGPPYGFFIEQDQRDPVAAVEMLRRLAYNGIGVKRLSSEVTLDGVSHPAGTWVIPMDQPNANFVRQLFAVQDYPDLREYPEGPPEQPYDVSGWTLPYLFGVRVIEARTPLDDAVRGAMEDLSSEPLGWLAEGDAQSWDSPPGVGFDSHPVARGIVPPAGAASGGGGSLILDPAQNNSYKALAEAWRRGGSARFQSGAAGSDGQGGSSGRWIVSGLGGGVQNELVADYALRASRGGSAGTPVGQPRIGLYRPWSASMDEGWSRWLMEMYGIAHTNLYNADVRAGDLKSRYDVIVLSDMRAGQIINGSAPGTVPPRYAGGIGPEGLREIDAFVRAGGTLVTVNGSSQLAIDELHLPVSNVIQGVSRDEYFAGGAIVELLVDPSHPVMSGMEERSKVFIGGSPVFTTEEGFEGHVLAKYSENGSPLMSGYYLGEEHVQGYAAALDVKYGDGRVVLLGFRPQWRGQPFGTFKVFFNAALYSSEVAAQAPENDDFWTKPEKPESEEEEGDGNGRR; the protein is encoded by the coding sequence ATGCGTTTGCTTCGCGTCTTTCTCATTGCTGCCGTTGCCTCGTTCGCTCTAACGCAGAGCGTGCTGGCCCAGATTCCCACGCCCGAGTCCGTGCTCGGATTCGAGGTCGGCGCGGACTTCGAGCTCGCCAACTACGAACAGTCGCTCGACTACTTCCAGCGACTCGCTGCGGCTTCGGATCGAGTCCAATTGCAGGAGATTGGCGTCACGAGTTTCGGGCGCCCCTGGCACATCGCGCTCGTGTCGTCTGCGGAGAATTTGCGTGACGCTGAGCGGTATCGGGACATCGCACATCAGTTGGCGTATCCCGCGGCCGACATGTCCGACGAAGACGCTCGTGCGCTGGCCCAGGAAGGAAAGGCCATCGTGCACATCGACGGTGGTCTCCACGCCTCTGAGGTCGCTCACGCGCAGCACACGATTCAGCTGGCGTACGATCTCGTCACCGGAGATGCGGACCCGGAGATCGCGGCCATCCTGGATGACGTGATCCTAGTGTTGTGGTTCAGTATCAACCCGGACGGGCAGACGCTCGTATCCGACTGGTACTACGAAAATCTCGGAACCCAATACGAAGTGTCCGGGACGCCGTTCCTCTACCAGAAGTACATCGGGCACGACAACAATCGTGATGGCTACATGATCAACCAGATCGAGTCTCGAGCGGTCACGCGCGTGGATCGGTACTGGGAGCCACAGATCATCTACAACCATCACCAGACGGCGCCTTTCCCCACCCGCATTTGGATCCCGCCGTTCGCGGAGCCCATCAGCAAGAACGTGCACCCGCTCATGTGGCGGACGGTCAACTTGATCGGCATGTCGATGGCACAGGCGCTCGAGGAGCGCGGCCAGAAGGGCGCGATGCACATGGGGAGCGGGTTCGACAACTGGTATCCCGGCTTCATGGATCACGCGAACAACTTCCACAACGTCGCCTCGCTGCTCACTGAGACGGCGCTGTACCGGTATGCGACGCCCCACTTCTACACGGTCAACGACTTTCCGCAGAACCAACGTGAGTTGCGCCCACAGTCGCTCTATTCGAGCCCGTGGGAGGGTGGTTGGTGGAGGATTGGGGATGCGGTCGACTACATGCTCACCGCTTCGGTATCGGTCCTGGATGTCGCGGCGAAGTACAAGAACGACCTTCTCTACAACCGCTACCAAGCCGCCAGAGATGTTGTTGCTCAGTTCAAGGCCGGACCGCCGTACGGATTCTTCATTGAGCAGGATCAGCGAGATCCGGTCGCCGCGGTCGAGATGTTGCGGCGCCTCGCGTACAACGGGATCGGCGTGAAGCGTCTGTCCAGCGAAGTGACTCTGGACGGCGTGTCACATCCCGCCGGCACGTGGGTGATCCCAATGGATCAGCCCAACGCAAACTTTGTGCGGCAGCTGTTCGCGGTGCAGGACTATCCTGATCTGCGGGAGTACCCGGAGGGCCCGCCAGAGCAGCCTTATGACGTGTCCGGCTGGACCCTTCCTTATCTGTTCGGCGTGCGCGTAATCGAGGCTCGCACGCCGCTGGATGACGCCGTCCGCGGAGCGATGGAAGATCTATCGTCTGAGCCGCTCGGATGGCTGGCCGAAGGTGATGCACAGTCGTGGGACTCACCGCCGGGCGTTGGCTTTGATAGCCATCCAGTGGCGCGCGGAATCGTCCCGCCTGCCGGAGCTGCGTCAGGCGGTGGTGGCTCGCTGATTCTGGATCCTGCCCAGAACAATTCGTACAAGGCGCTTGCCGAAGCTTGGCGCCGCGGCGGGAGCGCTCGCTTCCAGTCGGGTGCGGCTGGGTCCGATGGCCAGGGCGGCTCGAGCGGCCGGTGGATCGTCTCAGGATTGGGCGGCGGTGTGCAGAACGAGCTCGTGGCCGACTACGCACTGCGCGCGTCCCGTGGGGGTTCCGCCGGTACCCCCGTTGGTCAGCCCCGTATCGGGTTGTACCGGCCGTGGAGCGCTAGCATGGACGAAGGCTGGTCGCGCTGGCTGATGGAGATGTACGGCATCGCCCACACGAATCTGTACAATGCAGATGTGCGTGCCGGCGACCTGAAGTCGCGCTACGACGTGATCGTGCTGTCGGACATGCGAGCGGGGCAGATCATCAATGGTTCTGCGCCGGGCACGGTTCCACCCAGGTATGCCGGTGGTATCGGTCCGGAGGGCCTGCGCGAGATCGATGCGTTTGTACGGGCCGGTGGTACGCTCGTGACGGTCAACGGCTCGAGTCAGCTCGCGATCGATGAGCTGCATTTGCCCGTGTCCAATGTGATCCAGGGTGTCTCGCGCGACGAGTACTTCGCGGGTGGCGCGATCGTCGAGTTGCTCGTGGATCCATCACATCCCGTCATGAGCGGCATGGAAGAGCGGTCCAAGGTCTTCATTGGTGGCAGCCCCGTGTTCACGACCGAGGAGGGCTTCGAGGGTCATGTGCTCGCCAAGTATTCGGAAAATGGCTCACCGCTTATGTCCGGCTACTACTTGGGTGAGGAACACGTCCAGGGGTATGCGGCCGCGCTCGACGTGAAGTACGGGGACGGAAGGGTCGTGCTCCTAGGCTTCCGACCGCAGTGGAGAGGGCAGCCGTTCGGGACCTTCAAGGTCTTCTTCAATGCCGCCCTGTACTCGAGCGAAGTAGCGGCTCAGGCGCCGGAAAACGACGATTTCTGGACGAAGCCGGAAAAGCCGGAGTCAGAAGAGGAGGAGGGGGACGGCAACGGCCGTCGCTAG
- a CDS encoding 4a-hydroxytetrahydrobiopterin dehydratase: MDELLTTKCIPCRGDAPSATEEQVARFLPQIPDWEIVRVGGVPRLERVFTFPDFLTALDFTDVVGELAEEEGHHPALLTEWGSVKVSWWTHKIRDLHENDFVMAAKTDSAFADRA; encoded by the coding sequence ATGGACGAGCTTCTAACCACCAAGTGTATCCCGTGTCGAGGCGATGCTCCGTCGGCTACGGAGGAGCAGGTCGCCCGTTTTCTTCCGCAGATCCCTGATTGGGAGATTGTGCGTGTTGGTGGCGTTCCCCGTCTCGAACGCGTGTTCACCTTTCCCGACTTTCTCACGGCGCTCGATTTCACGGACGTCGTTGGGGAATTGGCAGAAGAAGAAGGGCATCACCCGGCTCTTCTCACGGAGTGGGGAAGTGTGAAGGTGTCTTGGTGGACGCATAAGATCCGAGACCTGCACGAGAATGATTTTGTGATGGCGGCGAAGACGGACTCGGCCTTCGCGGATCGGGCCTAG
- a CDS encoding rhodanese-like domain-containing protein, translating into MCSFKTEFLARVSFPPSSLPERKEDEDEYTGVDDGMGGMTDPGHIPRAAQIYCKELIETRPIPRMLERGGVEALFANAGADEGDTVVACCRVGWRASFTHFSARLHGYDTKFYDGSWHDWGSRVDLPYVLGNSRR; encoded by the coding sequence TTGTGTTCGTTCAAGACCGAGTTCCTCGCCCGGGTCAGCTTCCCTCCTAGCTCACTGCCTGAGAGGAAAGAGGATGAGGATGAGTACACCGGTGTCGATGATGGAATGGGCGGCATGACCGACCCCGGGCACATTCCGCGCGCAGCTCAGATATACTGCAAAGAGCTCATCGAGACTCGCCCGATTCCGCGCATGTTGGAGCGTGGAGGGGTGGAGGCGTTGTTCGCCAATGCGGGAGCTGACGAAGGGGACACGGTCGTCGCGTGTTGCAGGGTCGGCTGGCGCGCGAGCTTCACACACTTCTCGGCTCGGTTGCATGGGTACGATACGAAGTTCTACGATGGGTCTTGGCATGATTGGGGATCACGCGTTGATCTTCCCTACGTTTTGGGAAATTCTAGGAGATAG